The following are from one region of the Stigmatella ashevillena genome:
- the accB gene encoding acetyl-CoA carboxylase biotin carboxyl carrier protein: MATKRKASRAEGGAAPAGGESGTGAVTSLDVEALRQIVEMLEASDVTRLVWQRGDERLYIRRGHGPAPTIVHAAPVSPSVSSVPAVEYAAPAPAPARGHGVGPSAAPAAAAAPVQKPGQVITSPFVGTFYRTPAPDQPSFAEVGTVVKKGQVLCIVEAMKLMNEIESEVGGRVAEILVENGQPVEFGQALFRIEPA, encoded by the coding sequence ATGGCGACGAAGCGCAAGGCATCCCGGGCAGAGGGTGGAGCAGCGCCTGCCGGCGGGGAAAGTGGAACGGGGGCGGTGACGTCCCTGGATGTGGAAGCACTCCGGCAGATCGTGGAGATGCTGGAGGCCTCGGACGTCACGAGGCTGGTATGGCAGCGCGGCGATGAGCGGCTGTACATCCGCCGGGGGCACGGCCCCGCGCCCACGATTGTGCATGCGGCGCCGGTGAGCCCGTCGGTGAGCTCGGTTCCCGCGGTGGAGTACGCGGCGCCTGCGCCTGCGCCTGCGCGCGGGCATGGCGTGGGGCCTTCAGCGGCACCCGCCGCCGCGGCCGCGCCGGTGCAGAAGCCCGGCCAGGTCATCACCAGTCCGTTCGTGGGGACGTTCTACCGGACCCCTGCCCCGGACCAGCCGTCCTTCGCGGAAGTGGGCACGGTGGTGAAGAAGGGCCAGGTGCTCTGCATCGTCGAGGCCATGAAGTTGATGAACGAGATCGAGTCCGAGGTGGGAGGCCGCGTCGCGGAGATCCTGGTAGAGAACGGGCAGCCGGTCGAGTTTGGTCAAGCGCTCTTTCGCATTGAGCCAGCGTAG
- the efp gene encoding elongation factor P: MAGVIDTSEFRKGLKIEIDGEPFEIVEFQHVKPGKGSAFVRTTIRSLLTDRVLQPTLKSGEKVGKPDIEDKDMQYLYVQGDDFYFMDTRNYEQTFLSEKVLGEAKNFLKENINVSVLFYNGKAIGVTLPNSVDLKVTQCDPGVRGDTVSGALKPAKLETGYSVNVPLFINEGDVLKIDTRDGKYLTRVATAG; the protein is encoded by the coding sequence ATGGCCGGTGTCATTGATACCTCCGAGTTCCGCAAGGGCCTCAAGATCGAGATCGACGGCGAGCCGTTCGAAATCGTCGAGTTCCAGCACGTCAAGCCCGGCAAGGGCTCCGCGTTCGTGCGGACGACGATCCGCAGCCTTCTGACGGACCGGGTGCTCCAGCCGACCCTCAAGTCCGGCGAGAAGGTGGGCAAGCCCGACATCGAGGACAAGGACATGCAGTACCTCTATGTCCAGGGCGATGACTTCTACTTCATGGACACCCGCAACTACGAGCAGACCTTCCTCAGCGAGAAGGTGCTCGGCGAGGCCAAGAACTTCCTGAAGGAGAACATCAACGTCTCGGTGCTCTTCTACAACGGCAAGGCCATCGGCGTGACGCTGCCCAACTCGGTGGATCTGAAGGTCACCCAGTGCGATCCGGGCGTGCGCGGCGATACAGTGTCGGGCGCGTTGAAGCCCGCGAAGCTGGAGACGGGTTACTCGGTCAACGTTCCGCTCTTCATCAACGAGGGCGACGTGCTGAAAATCGATACGCGTGATGGGAAGTACCTCACGCGCGTGGCCACGGCGGGCTGA
- a CDS encoding roadblock/LC7 domain-containing protein: MSFRAHLESVVNQVDGALACSVMGFDGISVETYQKDDAAELELGGAWVEYANLLTQLKNAAEVLKTGVVTELSVNSDKVLTLIRMVSPEYFLILALRAEGNYGKGRYVLRVTAPKVRAEL, from the coding sequence ATGTCCTTCCGTGCACACCTGGAGTCGGTGGTCAATCAGGTCGATGGAGCCCTCGCCTGCAGCGTGATGGGCTTCGACGGCATCTCGGTCGAGACCTATCAAAAAGATGATGCGGCGGAGCTCGAGCTGGGAGGGGCCTGGGTGGAGTACGCCAACCTGCTCACCCAGCTCAAGAACGCCGCCGAGGTGCTCAAGACGGGCGTCGTGACGGAGCTGAGCGTCAACAGCGACAAGGTGCTGACGCTCATCCGCATGGTGTCGCCGGAGTATTTCCTCATCCTCGCACTTCGCGCCGAGGGCAACTACGGCAAGGGCCGCTATGTCCTCCGGGTGACGGCCCCGAAGGTGCGCGCCGAACTGTAG
- the pilQ gene encoding type IV pilus secretin PilQ: protein MLGKSDVTRGKWVIAAVLLASIAGANAEGAELNTLRDLQVVQTGSGAQVVVAGTRPPTFTVFRLSGPERLVVDLSSADATGIKGHHTGTGPVTGIVASQFSDERASVGRVLVALDKASQYDVRADGNRIVISVDGASEPKATAEVAPQPPVPEVAPAVAQAPAPVPVKAEAVPAKEPVVKGPALAENVVAAEVDEREVAQPARSITGLTFARDILAVRTDGEISRYEVLELADPPRLAVDVYGVGLDAHAPRVKGGALKGVRVAAHAEKVRLVLDARKGMPAYRVDRAPRGLEVVLGAAVARKPAPSAPASVEEPQEMVAERAPLRPAPVAASAAQPVVAEVKELSFDESDSGGRVQLKLSSAVTWKVDRPDPRSAVLTLENARLPRRLERSLDTSALETPVKMISAFSVPGEGHRVRVVVAADGAIDESVTQGSGTLSWNLTVQGVKTEQVAVSQRTAGFSAEAPAYAAEGAPQQARYRGKRVSFEFKDIEIQNLLRVIAEISKKNIVVADDVNGKVTIRLRNVPWDQALDLILRTKGLGKEEVGNIVRIAPLKTLEEEARLAQERKKSMQQQEDLLVNLIPVNYAVANEMQARVKDILSDRGSVTVDTRTNVLIVKDVRANIEKARALVRNLDTQTPQVLIESRIVEATTAFSRSIGVQWGGRGQANAATGNATGLIFPNSIGGFGSAGGGTPAGFSGDPGFAVNLPAPTTLGQGGALGFTFGSAGGALGLNLRLSAAENDGYVKTISAPKVTTLDNNTARISQGVSIPFSQTSANGANTTFIEARLSLEVTPHITQDGSILMSIIAQNNQPDAANTGANGQPAIQRKEANTQVLVKDGDTTVIGGIYVRRGSTSSASIPFFSKIPVLGFFFRQTTERDDRQELLIFITPRILNRQTIAQTL from the coding sequence CAGGTTCCGGAGCTCAGGTAGTCGTTGCGGGAACACGTCCCCCTACCTTCACGGTCTTCCGGCTCAGTGGGCCGGAGCGCCTGGTGGTGGACCTCTCGTCAGCGGACGCCACGGGCATCAAGGGCCACCACACTGGCACCGGGCCTGTGACAGGCATCGTCGCCTCGCAATTCTCCGACGAGCGCGCCAGCGTGGGCCGCGTCCTGGTCGCCTTGGACAAGGCGTCTCAGTATGACGTGCGAGCCGACGGCAACCGCATCGTCATCTCGGTGGACGGGGCCTCGGAGCCCAAGGCCACCGCGGAGGTGGCCCCCCAACCGCCCGTCCCCGAAGTGGCCCCGGCCGTCGCGCAAGCCCCTGCGCCCGTGCCTGTGAAGGCCGAGGCCGTTCCCGCGAAGGAGCCGGTGGTCAAAGGTCCGGCGCTCGCCGAGAACGTGGTGGCCGCCGAGGTGGACGAGCGCGAAGTCGCTCAGCCGGCGCGGTCCATCACGGGCCTTACCTTCGCCCGGGACATCCTGGCCGTCCGCACGGACGGAGAGATCTCCCGCTACGAGGTGCTCGAGCTGGCGGATCCGCCGCGGCTGGCGGTGGATGTGTACGGGGTCGGTCTGGATGCCCATGCCCCGCGCGTGAAGGGTGGGGCGCTCAAGGGTGTTCGCGTTGCTGCGCACGCGGAGAAGGTCCGCCTGGTGCTGGACGCGCGCAAGGGCATGCCTGCCTACCGTGTGGACAGGGCCCCGCGGGGCCTGGAAGTGGTGCTGGGCGCCGCGGTGGCGCGCAAGCCGGCGCCCTCCGCCCCTGCTTCTGTCGAGGAGCCTCAGGAGATGGTGGCCGAGCGCGCGCCCCTGCGTCCGGCGCCCGTGGCGGCCAGTGCGGCTCAGCCTGTCGTGGCCGAGGTCAAGGAGCTCTCCTTTGATGAGAGCGACAGTGGCGGCCGCGTGCAGCTCAAGCTGTCCAGCGCCGTGACGTGGAAGGTGGACCGGCCGGATCCGCGCAGCGCGGTGCTGACGCTGGAGAACGCGAGGCTTCCGCGCAGGCTGGAGCGCAGCCTGGACACCAGTGCGCTGGAGACGCCGGTGAAGATGATCAGCGCCTTCTCGGTTCCCGGCGAGGGACACCGCGTGCGCGTGGTGGTGGCCGCGGATGGAGCCATCGATGAGTCGGTGACCCAGGGCTCGGGGACGTTGAGCTGGAACCTGACGGTGCAGGGGGTGAAGACGGAGCAGGTGGCCGTTTCCCAGCGCACCGCGGGCTTCTCCGCCGAGGCCCCTGCTTATGCCGCCGAGGGCGCGCCCCAGCAGGCCCGCTACCGTGGCAAGCGGGTCTCCTTCGAGTTCAAGGACATCGAGATCCAGAACCTGCTGCGCGTCATCGCGGAGATCTCCAAGAAGAACATCGTTGTTGCCGACGACGTGAACGGCAAGGTGACGATCCGCCTGCGCAACGTGCCCTGGGATCAGGCGCTGGACCTCATCCTCCGCACGAAGGGACTGGGCAAGGAAGAGGTCGGCAACATCGTCCGCATCGCGCCCCTGAAGACGCTGGAGGAGGAGGCGCGGCTGGCGCAGGAGCGCAAGAAGTCGATGCAGCAGCAGGAGGATCTGCTCGTCAACCTCATCCCGGTGAACTACGCGGTGGCCAACGAGATGCAGGCGCGCGTGAAGGACATCCTGTCTGATCGCGGCTCGGTGACGGTGGATACCCGCACCAACGTGCTCATCGTGAAGGACGTGCGCGCTAACATCGAGAAGGCTCGTGCGCTCGTGCGCAACCTGGACACGCAGACTCCGCAGGTGCTGATTGAGAGCCGCATCGTGGAAGCGACGACGGCCTTCTCCCGCTCCATCGGTGTGCAGTGGGGTGGCCGGGGCCAGGCGAACGCGGCCACGGGGAACGCCACGGGCCTCATCTTCCCCAACTCGATCGGAGGCTTCGGCTCCGCCGGTGGTGGTACCCCGGCAGGCTTCTCCGGAGACCCGGGCTTCGCCGTCAACCTGCCGGCGCCGACGACCCTGGGACAAGGTGGTGCGTTGGGCTTCACCTTCGGCTCGGCGGGTGGAGCGCTGGGACTCAACCTGCGTCTGTCCGCTGCGGAGAACGATGGTTACGTGAAGACCATCTCCGCGCCCAAGGTAACGACGCTCGACAACAACACGGCACGCATCAGCCAGGGTGTGTCCATCCCGTTCAGCCAGACGTCCGCCAACGGTGCGAACACGACCTTCATCGAAGCGCGCCTGTCGCTGGAAGTCACCCCGCACATCACCCAGGATGGAAGCATCCTGATGAGCATCATCGCGCAGAACAACCAGCCGGATGCGGCGAACACGGGTGCCAACGGCCAGCCTGCCATTCAGCGCAAGGAGGCGAACACGCAGGTGCTCGTCAAGGACGGCGACACCACGGTCATCGGCGGCATCTACGTGCGCCGGGGAAGCACTTCCAGCGCGTCGATTCCCTTCTTCTCGAAGATCCCGGTCCTGGGCTTCTTCTTCCGCCAGACCACGGAGCGCGATGACCGGCAGGAACTGCTGATCTTCATCACGCCCCGGATCCTCAACCGGCAGACCATTGCTCAGACGCTGTAA